The following coding sequences lie in one Benincasa hispida cultivar B227 chromosome 6, ASM972705v1, whole genome shotgun sequence genomic window:
- the LOC120080437 gene encoding pathogenesis-related protein PR-4-like codes for MKRGSLIVLMLALWASLVGGGNGQSASNVLATYNLYNPQTINWNYLTASVYCATWDANKPLNWRSHYGWTAFCGPAGPTGRDSCGCCLRVRNTETGDEETVRIVDQCSNGGLDLDYGVFQKLDTNGNGFAHGHLLVDYHFVNC; via the exons atgaagagaggAAGTTTGATAGTTTTGATGTTGGCTTTGTGGGCGAGCCTGGTCGGCGGCGGCAATGGGCAAAGCGCAAGCAATGTGTTGGCAACCTATAATTTGTATAATCCTCAAACCATAAACTGGAATTATTTAACAGCCAGCGTCTACTGTGCAACTTGGGATGCTAATAAGCCCTTGAATTGGCGCAGCCACTACGGTTGGACTGCCTTCTGCGGCCCCGCCGGCCCTACCGGCCGAGATTCTTGTGGCTGCTGCCTTAGG GTAAGAAACACAGAAACAGGAGATGAAGAAACAGTGAGAATTGTGGATCAATGCAGCAATGGTGGCTTAGATTTGGACTATGGTGTGTTTCAAAAATTGGATACTAATGGAAATGGCTTTGCTCATGGCCATCTTCTAGTTGATTATCACTTTGTTAATTGCTAA